In Dioscorea cayenensis subsp. rotundata cultivar TDr96_F1 chromosome 11, TDr96_F1_v2_PseudoChromosome.rev07_lg8_w22 25.fasta, whole genome shotgun sequence, a single genomic region encodes these proteins:
- the LOC120272010 gene encoding protein arginine N-methyltransferase 7 isoform X1 codes for MHSILFKPSLVPSPLLSRLCLPPLPVIFVSDLLRRTMASSARSFQLRLNPLTGDSEWVVIDEEEEEDLVQHEQSKSLLATTSYLDMLNDGCRNRAFRLAIEKTITGPCHVLDIGAGTGLLSMMAARAMGGQGEVSACESYLPMGKLMRRVLRANGMDKNVRVFHKRSDELRVGVELNSRADVLVSEILDSELLGEGLIPTLQQAHDMLLVDNPKLVPFRVTTYGQLVESDFLWKMSDLCNNEVSISDGVHLVPAGLEGILGIKPQQHAMHCDALLEEIRLLSEPFKVFEFDFWKRPDSHGEVVMRIPATVDGKVHAVVSWWVLQLDYEGSILYSTSPSWINSFNAEKPSSCISGQRDWYDHWRQCVWFIPRGGISVCKDEHVLLQAFHDDTSVSYSLKVDGQTNFNPYKAEDFNLMLLPERIATYGNKEWRMAVLTAVKSALHGRSSPLCVVADDSLFLTILTASLSKNSLVTSVFPGLQEKGALYVQTVADANGFSMDCVRFVCKRASHLLKDNINQRKIDLLLGEPFYYGSEGMLPWHNLRFWKERTSLDPILADDVFIMPGKGILKVCAMSLPDLWRSRRSLKYIEDFDHTIVNETLGACGDLPSLQEGPCLPYFIWQCGEAKELSEIYSVMEFNFYDPIQACSEGKKIVFSKHGVCHGFVLWIDWVIDEKNSAFISTGPVSRYWKQGVKLLSKPVTVTAVDDFAEIEASFDPSSGELTVRSSFLKL; via the exons ATGCACAGTATTCTCTTCAAGCCCTCGCTCGTCCCTTCTCCGCTCCTTTCCCGCCTTTGCCTCCCTCCTCTCCCCGTTATCTTCGTCAGCGATCTCCTCCGGCGAACCATGGCCTCCTCCGCTCGCTCCTTCCAGCTACGTCTCAACCCTCTAACCGGCGACTCCGAATGGGTAGTCAtcgacgaagaagaagaagaagatctcGTACAACACGAGCAATCGAAATCCCTCCTCGCAACCACGTCCTACCTCGACATGCTCAACGATGGCTGTCGTAACCGTGCCTTCCGGCTTGCCATCGAGAAGACGATCACTGGTCCCTGTCATGTCCTTGATATCGG CGCCGGGACGGGGCTGCTGTCGATGATGGCCGCGCGGGCGATGGGTGGGCAAGGGGAGGTGTCGGCGTGCGAGTCGTATCTGCCTATGGGAAAGCTTATGCGGCGTGTTTTACGGGCTAATGGGATGGATAAGAATGTGAGGGTGTTCCACAAGCGTTCTGATGAACTCAGGGTTGGAGTTGAATTGAATTCGCGTGCTGATGTTCTG GTTAGTGAGATACTAGACTCTGAGCTTTTGGGTGAAGGGTTGATACCAACTTTACAGCAAGCACATGATATGTTGCTGGTGGATAATCCAAAATTAGTTCCCTTTCGAGTTACTACCTATGGCCAG TTAGTTGAGAGTGACTTTTTGTGGAAAATGAGTGACTTGTGCAATAATGAAGTCAGCATATCAGATGGTGTGCATCTTGTTCCTGCTGGATTGGAGGGCATTCTTGGCATAAAGCCTCAGCAGCATGCTATGCACTGTGATGCATTATTAGAGGAGATACGATTG TTGTCAGAACCTTTCAAagtttttgaatttgatttttggAAACGACCAGACAGCCATGGTGAAGTGGTGATGCGAATTCCAGCAACAGTTGATGGAAAGGTTCATGCTGTTGTTTCTTG GTGGGTTCTTCAGCTTGATTATGAAGGGTCAATCTTGTATTCAACATCTCCCAGTTGGATAAATTCTTTCAATGCTGAAAAGCCATCATCTTGCATCTCTG GCCAAAGGGATTGGTATGACCATTGGAGGCAATGTGTTTGGTTCATTCCTAGAGGAGGGATTTCTGTATGTAAAGATGAACATGTTCTTCTCCAAGCTTTCCATGATGATACTAGTGTTTCATATTCTCTAAAGGTTGATGGCCAAACAAACTTTAATCCCTATAAAGCTGAAGATTTCAATCTAATGCTGTTACCTGAAAGAATTGCAACTTATGGAAACAAAGAATGGAGAATGGCTGTATTGACTGCTGTTAAAAGTGCT TTGCATGGCAGATCTTCTCCACTTTGTGTTGTTGCTGATGATAGCCTGTTCTTGACAATTCTTACTGCCTCTCTTTCAAAAAATTCACTTGTTACTTCCGTTTTTCCTGGTTTGCAAGAGAAAGGTGCTTTATATGTGCAAACTGTAGCTGATGCAAATGGCTTTTCAATGGATTGTGTGAGATTTGTTTGTAAAAGGGCATCACATCTTCTAAAAGATAATATTAATCAAAGAAAG atTGACTTGTTGCTTGGAGAACCATTCTACTATGGAAGTGAAGGGATGCTTCCATGGCATAACCTCAGATTTTG GAAGGAAAGGACTTCACTTGATCCTATTTTAGCTGATGATGTGTTCATCATGCCAGGAAAAGGAATTTTAAAAGTTTGCGCTATGTCTCTTCCA GATTTATGGAGAAGTCGACGCAGCCTTAAATATATTGAAGACTTTGATCACACAATTGTTAATGAGACTTTAGGCGCCTGTGGTGATTTGCCTTCACTGCAAGAAGGGCCTTGTCTACCTTATTTTATTTGGCAATGCGGCGAGGCTAAG GAGCTTAGTGAGATATATTCTGTCATGGAGTTCAATTTTTATGATCCTATTCAGGCTTGCTCTGAGGGAAAAAAG ATTGTTTTTTCAAAACATGGCGTATGCCATGGTTTTGTACTTTGGATAGATTGGGTCATAGATGAAAAAAACTCCGCCTTCATTTCGACTGGACCAG TTAGCAGGTATTGGAAGCAGGGAGTGAAGCTTTTGAGCAAGCCTGTGACTGTGACGGCTGTTGATGATTTTGCAGAGATAGAAGCATCCTTTGATCCTTCATCTGGTGAACTTACAGTTAGATCTTCTTTCTTGAAGTTGTGA
- the LOC120272010 gene encoding protein arginine N-methyltransferase 7 isoform X3: MMAARAMGGQGEVSACESYLPMGKLMRRVLRANGMDKNVRVFHKRSDELRVGVELNSRADVLVSEILDSELLGEGLIPTLQQAHDMLLVDNPKLVPFRVTTYGQLVESDFLWKMSDLCNNEVSISDGVHLVPAGLEGILGIKPQQHAMHCDALLEEIRLLSEPFKVFEFDFWKRPDSHGEVVMRIPATVDGKVHAVVSWWVLQLDYEGSILYSTSPSWINSFNAEKPSSCISGQRDWYDHWRQCVWFIPRGGISVCKDEHVLLQAFHDDTSVSYSLKVDGQTNFNPYKAEDFNLMLLPERIATYGNKEWRMAVLTAVKSALHGRSSPLCVVADDSLFLTILTASLSKNSLVTSVFPGLQEKGALYVQTVADANGFSMDCVRFVCKRASHLLKDNINQRKIDLLLGEPFYYGSEGMLPWHNLRFWKERTSLDPILADDVFIMPGKGILKVCAMSLPDLWRSRRSLKYIEDFDHTIVNETLGACGDLPSLQEGPCLPYFIWQCGEAKELSEIYSVMEFNFYDPIQACSEGKKIVFSKHGVCHGFVLWIDWVIDEKNSAFISTGPVSRYWKQGVKLLSKPVTVTAVDDFAEIEASFDPSSGELTVRSSFLKL; encoded by the exons ATGATGGCCGCGCGGGCGATGGGTGGGCAAGGGGAGGTGTCGGCGTGCGAGTCGTATCTGCCTATGGGAAAGCTTATGCGGCGTGTTTTACGGGCTAATGGGATGGATAAGAATGTGAGGGTGTTCCACAAGCGTTCTGATGAACTCAGGGTTGGAGTTGAATTGAATTCGCGTGCTGATGTTCTG GTTAGTGAGATACTAGACTCTGAGCTTTTGGGTGAAGGGTTGATACCAACTTTACAGCAAGCACATGATATGTTGCTGGTGGATAATCCAAAATTAGTTCCCTTTCGAGTTACTACCTATGGCCAG TTAGTTGAGAGTGACTTTTTGTGGAAAATGAGTGACTTGTGCAATAATGAAGTCAGCATATCAGATGGTGTGCATCTTGTTCCTGCTGGATTGGAGGGCATTCTTGGCATAAAGCCTCAGCAGCATGCTATGCACTGTGATGCATTATTAGAGGAGATACGATTG TTGTCAGAACCTTTCAAagtttttgaatttgatttttggAAACGACCAGACAGCCATGGTGAAGTGGTGATGCGAATTCCAGCAACAGTTGATGGAAAGGTTCATGCTGTTGTTTCTTG GTGGGTTCTTCAGCTTGATTATGAAGGGTCAATCTTGTATTCAACATCTCCCAGTTGGATAAATTCTTTCAATGCTGAAAAGCCATCATCTTGCATCTCTG GCCAAAGGGATTGGTATGACCATTGGAGGCAATGTGTTTGGTTCATTCCTAGAGGAGGGATTTCTGTATGTAAAGATGAACATGTTCTTCTCCAAGCTTTCCATGATGATACTAGTGTTTCATATTCTCTAAAGGTTGATGGCCAAACAAACTTTAATCCCTATAAAGCTGAAGATTTCAATCTAATGCTGTTACCTGAAAGAATTGCAACTTATGGAAACAAAGAATGGAGAATGGCTGTATTGACTGCTGTTAAAAGTGCT TTGCATGGCAGATCTTCTCCACTTTGTGTTGTTGCTGATGATAGCCTGTTCTTGACAATTCTTACTGCCTCTCTTTCAAAAAATTCACTTGTTACTTCCGTTTTTCCTGGTTTGCAAGAGAAAGGTGCTTTATATGTGCAAACTGTAGCTGATGCAAATGGCTTTTCAATGGATTGTGTGAGATTTGTTTGTAAAAGGGCATCACATCTTCTAAAAGATAATATTAATCAAAGAAAG atTGACTTGTTGCTTGGAGAACCATTCTACTATGGAAGTGAAGGGATGCTTCCATGGCATAACCTCAGATTTTG GAAGGAAAGGACTTCACTTGATCCTATTTTAGCTGATGATGTGTTCATCATGCCAGGAAAAGGAATTTTAAAAGTTTGCGCTATGTCTCTTCCA GATTTATGGAGAAGTCGACGCAGCCTTAAATATATTGAAGACTTTGATCACACAATTGTTAATGAGACTTTAGGCGCCTGTGGTGATTTGCCTTCACTGCAAGAAGGGCCTTGTCTACCTTATTTTATTTGGCAATGCGGCGAGGCTAAG GAGCTTAGTGAGATATATTCTGTCATGGAGTTCAATTTTTATGATCCTATTCAGGCTTGCTCTGAGGGAAAAAAG ATTGTTTTTTCAAAACATGGCGTATGCCATGGTTTTGTACTTTGGATAGATTGGGTCATAGATGAAAAAAACTCCGCCTTCATTTCGACTGGACCAG TTAGCAGGTATTGGAAGCAGGGAGTGAAGCTTTTGAGCAAGCCTGTGACTGTGACGGCTGTTGATGATTTTGCAGAGATAGAAGCATCCTTTGATCCTTCATCTGGTGAACTTACAGTTAGATCTTCTTTCTTGAAGTTGTGA
- the LOC120272010 gene encoding protein arginine N-methyltransferase 7 isoform X2, with protein sequence MHSILFKPSLVPSPLLSRLCLPPLPVIFVSDLLRRTMASSARSFQLRLNPLTGDSEWVVIDEEEEEDLVQHEQSKSLLATTSYLDMLNDGCRNRAFRLAIEKTITGPCHVLDIGAGTGLLSMMAARAMGGQGEVSACESYLPMGKLMRRVLRANGMDKNVRVFHKRSDELRVGVELNSRADVLVSEILDSELLGEGLIPTLQQAHDMLLVDNPKLVPFRVTTYGQLVESDFLWKMSDLCNNEVSISDGVHLVPAGLEGILGIKPQQHAMHCDALLEEIRLLSEPFKVFEFDFWKRPDSHGEVVMRIPATVDGKVHAVVSWWVLQLDYEGSILYSTSPSWINSFNAEKPSSCISGQRDWYDHWRQCVWFIPRGGISVCKDEHVLLQAFHDDTSVSYSLKVDGQTNFNPYKAEDFNLMLLPERIATYGNKEWRMAVLTAVKSALHGRSSPLCVVADDSLFLTILTASLSKNSLVTSVFPGLQEKGALYVQTVADANGFSMDCVRFVCKRASHLLKDNINQRKIDLLLGEPFYYGSEGMLPWHNLRFWKERTSLDPILADDVFIMPGKGILKVCAMSLPDLWRSRRSLKYIEDFDHTIVNETLGACGDLPSLQEGPCLPYFIWQCGEAKELSEIYSVMEFNFYDPIQACSEGKKIVFSKHGVCHGFVLWIDWVIDEKNSAFISTGPGYILEHMLAGIGSRE encoded by the exons ATGCACAGTATTCTCTTCAAGCCCTCGCTCGTCCCTTCTCCGCTCCTTTCCCGCCTTTGCCTCCCTCCTCTCCCCGTTATCTTCGTCAGCGATCTCCTCCGGCGAACCATGGCCTCCTCCGCTCGCTCCTTCCAGCTACGTCTCAACCCTCTAACCGGCGACTCCGAATGGGTAGTCAtcgacgaagaagaagaagaagatctcGTACAACACGAGCAATCGAAATCCCTCCTCGCAACCACGTCCTACCTCGACATGCTCAACGATGGCTGTCGTAACCGTGCCTTCCGGCTTGCCATCGAGAAGACGATCACTGGTCCCTGTCATGTCCTTGATATCGG CGCCGGGACGGGGCTGCTGTCGATGATGGCCGCGCGGGCGATGGGTGGGCAAGGGGAGGTGTCGGCGTGCGAGTCGTATCTGCCTATGGGAAAGCTTATGCGGCGTGTTTTACGGGCTAATGGGATGGATAAGAATGTGAGGGTGTTCCACAAGCGTTCTGATGAACTCAGGGTTGGAGTTGAATTGAATTCGCGTGCTGATGTTCTG GTTAGTGAGATACTAGACTCTGAGCTTTTGGGTGAAGGGTTGATACCAACTTTACAGCAAGCACATGATATGTTGCTGGTGGATAATCCAAAATTAGTTCCCTTTCGAGTTACTACCTATGGCCAG TTAGTTGAGAGTGACTTTTTGTGGAAAATGAGTGACTTGTGCAATAATGAAGTCAGCATATCAGATGGTGTGCATCTTGTTCCTGCTGGATTGGAGGGCATTCTTGGCATAAAGCCTCAGCAGCATGCTATGCACTGTGATGCATTATTAGAGGAGATACGATTG TTGTCAGAACCTTTCAAagtttttgaatttgatttttggAAACGACCAGACAGCCATGGTGAAGTGGTGATGCGAATTCCAGCAACAGTTGATGGAAAGGTTCATGCTGTTGTTTCTTG GTGGGTTCTTCAGCTTGATTATGAAGGGTCAATCTTGTATTCAACATCTCCCAGTTGGATAAATTCTTTCAATGCTGAAAAGCCATCATCTTGCATCTCTG GCCAAAGGGATTGGTATGACCATTGGAGGCAATGTGTTTGGTTCATTCCTAGAGGAGGGATTTCTGTATGTAAAGATGAACATGTTCTTCTCCAAGCTTTCCATGATGATACTAGTGTTTCATATTCTCTAAAGGTTGATGGCCAAACAAACTTTAATCCCTATAAAGCTGAAGATTTCAATCTAATGCTGTTACCTGAAAGAATTGCAACTTATGGAAACAAAGAATGGAGAATGGCTGTATTGACTGCTGTTAAAAGTGCT TTGCATGGCAGATCTTCTCCACTTTGTGTTGTTGCTGATGATAGCCTGTTCTTGACAATTCTTACTGCCTCTCTTTCAAAAAATTCACTTGTTACTTCCGTTTTTCCTGGTTTGCAAGAGAAAGGTGCTTTATATGTGCAAACTGTAGCTGATGCAAATGGCTTTTCAATGGATTGTGTGAGATTTGTTTGTAAAAGGGCATCACATCTTCTAAAAGATAATATTAATCAAAGAAAG atTGACTTGTTGCTTGGAGAACCATTCTACTATGGAAGTGAAGGGATGCTTCCATGGCATAACCTCAGATTTTG GAAGGAAAGGACTTCACTTGATCCTATTTTAGCTGATGATGTGTTCATCATGCCAGGAAAAGGAATTTTAAAAGTTTGCGCTATGTCTCTTCCA GATTTATGGAGAAGTCGACGCAGCCTTAAATATATTGAAGACTTTGATCACACAATTGTTAATGAGACTTTAGGCGCCTGTGGTGATTTGCCTTCACTGCAAGAAGGGCCTTGTCTACCTTATTTTATTTGGCAATGCGGCGAGGCTAAG GAGCTTAGTGAGATATATTCTGTCATGGAGTTCAATTTTTATGATCCTATTCAGGCTTGCTCTGAGGGAAAAAAG ATTGTTTTTTCAAAACATGGCGTATGCCATGGTTTTGTACTTTGGATAGATTGGGTCATAGATGAAAAAAACTCCGCCTTCATTTCGACTGGACCAGGTTATATTTTGGAGCATATG TTAGCAGGTATTGGAAGCAGGGAGTGA